A genome region from Fusarium musae strain F31 chromosome 5, whole genome shotgun sequence includes the following:
- a CDS encoding hypothetical protein (EggNog:ENOG41): protein MSWKLTKKLKETHLGQSLSPFSRSPSTSTITEKEKDGQASGAVTPTTESAIAASEAMTQAPVVKPPKPGILVVTLHEGQGFSLPEQHRSAFASSHQGSMSSSNALGMSGSVRPGSSQRVAGSFVNGSNRPHSSAGGFNGIPTNHGRISGKYMPYALLDFDKVQVFVNSVDGNPENPLWAGGNTQYKFDVSRVTELVIHLYMRNPNAPPGSGRSQDIFLGVVRINPRFEERQQYVEDPKASKKDREKAAAEHAARNGHQGAEWVDVQYGTGRIKVGVEYVETRAGKLKIEDFELLKVVGKGSFGKVMQVRKKDTNRIYALKTIRKAHIISRSEVAHTLAERSVLAQINNPFIVPLKFSFQSPEKLYFVLAFVNGGELFHHLQKEHRFDVNRSRFYTAELLCALECLHGFSVIYRDLKPENILLDYQGHIALCDFGLCKLDMKDEDRTNTFCGTPEYLAPELLMGQGYNKTVDWWTLGVLLYEMLTGLPPFYDENTNEMYRKILSEPLHFSDVVPPAAKDLLTKLLNRNPEERLGANGSAEIKAHPFFHAIDWRKLLQRKYEPTFKPSVADALDTANFDPEFTSEAPQDSYVEGPMLSQTMQNQFQGFSYNRPIAGLGDAGGSVKDPSFVGSLTDNR from the exons atgtCTTGGAAGCTTACCAAGA AGTTAAAGGAAACCCATCTGGGTCAATCCTTGAGCCCTTTCTCTCGATCCCCCTCTACTTCAACCATCAccgaaaaggaaaaggatggCCAGGCTAGCGGCGCTGTTACGCCTACAACGGAAAGTGCCATAG CTGCCTCTGAGGCCATGACACAGGCACCTGTTGTTAAGCCTCCGAAGCCCGGTATCCTCGTTGTCACCCTCCACGAAGGTCAAggcttttctcttcctgaGCAGCACCGAAGTGCTTTTGCCTCGTCACACCAAGGATCGATGTCTTCGTCCAACGCCCTTGGAATGTCTGGCTCTGTTCGACCAGGATCTTCACAACGTGTCGCCGGATCATTTGTTAACGGCAGTAACCGACCGCACTCTTCAGCAGGCGGCTTTAACGGCATTCCCACCAACCACGGTCGAATTTCTGGAAAGTACATGCCATACGCCCTCCTCGATTTCGACAAGGTCCAGGTCTTTGTCAATTCGGTCGATGGAAACCCCGAGAACCCTTTGTGGGCCGGTGGAAACACCCAGTACAAGTTCGATGTGTCAAGAGTGACGGAGCTCGTCATCCACCTGTACATGCGCAACCCGAATGCGCCACCCGGATCTGGACGAAGCCAGGATATCTTCCTTGGTGTTGTCCGCATCAACCCCCGATTCGAAGAGAGACAGCAATACGTGGAGGACCCTAAGGCCAGCAAGAAGGACCGcgagaaggctgctgctgagcacGCAGCGCGCAATGGCCACCAAGGTGCCGAGTGGGTCGACGTGCAGTATGGAACAGGCAGAATCAAGGTTGGTGTCGAGTATGTCGAGACTCGAGCAGGTAAGCTCAAGATTGAGGACTTTGAACTACTCAAGGTCGTCGGCAAGGGCAGTTTCGGCAAGGTCATGCAGGTACGCAAGAAGGACACGAACCGAATCTACGCTCTCAAGACCATCCGAAAGGCGCACATTATCTCGCGATCCGAAGTCGCCCATACACTCGCCGAGCGATCTGTGCTGGCACAGATCAATAACCCTTTTATCGTACCTCTCAAGTTCAGTTTCCAGTCACCGGAGAAGCTTTACTTTGTTCTCGCCTTTGTCAACGGAGGCGAGCTGTTCCACCACTTGCAAAAGGAGCACCGATTTGACGTCAACCGATCCCGCTTTTACACTGCTGAGCTTCTGTGCGCCCTGGAATGTCTGCACGGCTTCAGCGTCATTTACAGAGATCTCAAGCCCGAGAACATTCTTCTGGATTACCAAGGCCATATCGCTCTTTGCGACTTTGGTCTTTGCAAGCTTGATATGAAGGATGAGGACCGTACCAACACATTCTGTGGTACACCCGAGTACCTCGCCCCAGAGCTGTTAATGGGTCAAGGTTACAACAAGACAGTCGATTGGTGGactcttggtgttttgctgTATGAGATGTTGACAGGTCTGCCACCTTTCTACGACGAGAACACCAACGAGATGTACCGCAAGATTCTATCAGAGCCTCTTCACTTCTCTGATGTGGTTCCCCCAGCTGCCAAGGATCTCCTCACCAAGCTTTTGAACCGCAACCCTGAGGAGCGACTTGGTGCCAATGGATCAGCTGAGATTAAGGCGCATCCTTTCTTCCATGCTATTGACTGGAGGAAGCTTCTACAGCGCAAGTACGAGCCTACATTCAAGCCCAGTGTG GCTGACGCTCTGGATACTGCCAACTTTGACCCCGAATTCACATCCGAAGCCCCTCAAGATTCCTACGTCGAGGGCCCCATGCTCTCTCAAACCATGCAAAACCAATTCCAAGGATTCAGCTACAACCGTCCGATCGCTGGACTCGGAGATGCAGGCGGCAGTGTCAAGGATCCATCGTTCGTCGGTAGTTTGACAGATAACCGATAG
- the PGI1 gene encoding glucose-6-phosphate isomerase (BUSCO:EOG09261RWJ) — protein MAPANTLPAWSDLQAHRDSVGKSFVLKEAFASDPQRFDRFTRTFTSDGVSSEILFDFSKNFLTDETLDLLIKLAEQAGVEKKRDAMFAGEKINFTEGRAVYHTALRNVSGWDMKVDGVDVMNTKGGVNEVLEHMKEFSEQVRSGEWKGYTGKKLTTIINIGIGGSDLGPVMVTEALKHYGADDMTLHFVSNIDGTHIAEALKNSDPETTLFLIASKTFTTAETTTNANTAKKWFLEKTDNKGDIAKHFVALSTNEEEVTKFGIDSKNMFGFESWVGGRYSVWSAIGLSIALYVGFDNFHKFLSGAHAMDKHFRETPLKDNIPLLGGLLSVWYSDFFQAQTHLVAPFDQYLHRFPAYLQQLSMESNGKTITSDGSSAKYTTGPILFGEPCTNAQHSFFQLVHQGTKLIPTDFILAAKSHNPVSDNLHQKMLASNYFAQAEALMVGKTDDQVRAEGTPEELVPHKRFLGNRPTTSILVGGAIGPAELGALIVYYEHLTFTEGAIWDINSFDQWGVELGKVLAKKILKELDEAGNGEGHDASTGGLIGAFKKYGN, from the exons ATGGCCCCCGCAAACACTCTCCCCGCCTGGTCTGACCTCCAGGCCCATCGCGACAGCGTCGGCAAGTCCTTCGTCCTCAAGGAGGCATTCGCTTCCGACCCCCAGAGATTCGACCGCTTCACCCGAACCTTTACCTCCGACGGCGTGTCCTCCGAGATCCTCTtcgacttctccaagaacttCCTCACAGATGAGACCCTCGacctcctcatcaagctcgccGAGCAGGCtggcgttgagaagaagcgcgATGCCATGTTTGCCggcgagaagatcaactTCACCGAGGGTCGCGCCGTGTACCACACTGCTCTGCGAAATGTCAGCGGTTGGGATATGaaggttgatggtgttgatgtcaTGAACACAAAGGGTGGTGTCAATGAGGTTCTTGAGCACATGAAGGAGTTTTCTGAGCAGGTTCGAAGTGGAGAGTGGAAGGGATATActggcaagaagctcacaaccatcatcaacattggTATTGGTGGTTCTGATCT CGGCCCTGTCATGGTCACCGAAGCTCTCAAGCACTACGGCGCTGACGACATGACTCTTCACTTTGTCTCCAACATTGACGGAACTCACATCGCCGAGGCCCTCAAGAACTCTGATCCCGAGACcaccctcttcctcatcgcctcCAAAACCTTCACCACCGCagagaccaccaccaacgccaacacAGCCAAGAAGTGGTTCCTCGAAAAGACTGACAACAAGGGCGATATCGCCAAGCACTTTGTTGCTCTTTCCACcaacgaggaggaggttACCAAGTTTGGCATCGACAGCAAGAACATGTTTGGCTTTGAGAGCTGGGTCGGTGGTCGATACTCTGTCTGGAGTGCCATTGGTCTGAGCATTGCTCTCTACGTTGGCTTCGACAACTTCCACAAGTTCCTTAGCGGTGCTCATGCCATGGATAAGCACTTCCGCGAGACTCCTCTCAAGGACAAcattcctcttcttggtggTCTCTTGAGTGTCTGGTACTCTGACTTTTTCCAGGCTCAGACTCACCTTGTTGCTCC CTTCGACCAATACCTCCACCGATTCCCTGCCTACCTCCAGCAGCTCTCCATGGAGTCCAACGGAAAGACCATCACCTCTGATGGATCTTCTGCCAAGTACACCACTG GCCCCATTCTCTTCGGCGAGCCCTGCACCAATGCTCAGCACTCCTTCTTCCAGCTCGTCCACCAAGGCACCAAGCTGATCCCCACCGACTTCATCCTCGCTGCCAAGTCCCACAACCCTGTCAGCGACAACCTCCACCAGAAGATGCTAGCCTCCAACTACTTCGCCCAGGCTGAGGCTCTCATGGTCGGCAAGACAGACGATCAGGTCCGTGCCGAGGGTACACCCGAGGAGCTTGTCCCTCACAAGCGCTTCCTTGGAAACCGACCCACGACGTCCATCCTTGTCGGCGGCGCCATTGGTCCCGCCGAGCTGGGTGCCCTGATCGTGTACTATGAGCACCTCACTTTCACCGAGGGTGCTATCTGGGACATCAACAGCTTTGACCAGTGGGGTGTTGAGCTGGGCAAGGTCCTGGCCAAGAAGATTCTtaaggagcttgatgaggcggGCAATGGTGAGGGACACGATGCTTCTACTGGTGGACTGATTGGAGCGTTCAAGAAGTAtggtaactaa
- a CDS encoding hypothetical protein (MEROPS:MER0000320) — protein sequence MNPTEETSKNLIHAHEEEDDDFDFQVASEIEAEEDQAKADFEQDLEEARKLSMHLLSADLKEEEKKNQRAQFVNRRRAEWSEKKDEEKRNFLHYLAEYNYRNHKPPINLQWVMVLAVRRLPAALVWSPDDKGRVPLTTALLKVNIFFYYSVCLRMRERTLEDYKALMLKKYENWDGGSETTYLHAAATCIADDGENRQDAFSNVCRFSPRQMFFVRDSKGRTPLHRAVEYECCCKSQVGVVSELLRACGGLLDTPIQDPEDASRTISVYQYHHYTRKKALESRHRDAQDKASQQLKPGPAKKIDPGQEKGIDPKKDSKRISTRPEKSGAERSSMGPPPPRDKGDSVSKRRGSIALTPQGITTPLQSPSLVPLNRVKTEAVQKITRPAVADKLVNKEKETQEAANKISSLLKLETLRKKSPEKAAESLRLQGELAKEFWFDFGPPNTLSENDFKKHFGHLKFDTALQYVGFPQLRLKGSREQPDVRHQGRNVVVEDMEKPSHSDEAIEECLKDLGVEILDWRRLDLDALTLRKIGTHLREIHLQWSGSNSTLRAWSEKEGLAMISTLEGLESRDRTSENIKAFEERLRQSWPQGKHPPKVIPPKTGGGRRVTQPQVPDTKPQPLERSIDPQKWMKCMEDFSRRFRQIKALRDTNPSLKPVEVALIDDGVDFMHPDLNDTRDRTFLGKSFDYRDEHPTPRVPPYWSSPSGHGTLMARLIHKICPSAVIHVIKLQTFRAGNSDKLQIRADSAVKAIDYAAERGSRIICMSWTIKPPEGELKSEFNRAILNAIDRHNILIFCAASDQGQSTDLSYPHGSSNQCFRIGAAKATGNMLETVGDSHNIDFILPGHEVVVDSNEMKTQLEKFEAHSGSSVANGLATGLAALVIECVRLGAIYTRELKRLDPKIAVDYNHSSIDEQDLKKIQERAQMAYALNVIGTDSNTNNKYIEVWKTFSGLSEKLSRSEGAPLQQLEQVAEQAAFFLRSP from the exons ATGAATCCCACCGAAGAGACTTCTAAAAACCTGATCCATgcgcatgaagaagaggatgacgacTTCGATTTTCAGGTTGCTTCAGAGatagaagcagaagaagatcaagccaaGGCCGATTTTGAgcaggatcttgaagaagcacGGAAATTATCCATGCATCTACTAAGCGCTGatttgaaggaagaagagaagaagaatcaGAGAGCACAATTTGTCAATAGGAGGCGGGCCGAATGGagtgagaagaaagatgaggAAAAGAGAAACTTCCTCCATTACCTGGCAGAATACAACTACAGAAATCACAAGCCACCTATCAACCTGCAGTGGGTGATGGTACTGGCTGTTCGAAGACTGCCTGCAGCTTTGGTATGGTCGCCGGATGACAAGGGTCGTGTTCCTCTGACCACCGCGCTGCTGAAGGTCAATATATTCTTCTATTACTCAGTATGCCTGAGAATGAGAGAGAGAACATTGGAAGATTACAAAGCACTaatgttgaagaagtacGAGAATTGGGATGGCGGCAGTGAAACGACATACTTGCATGCTGCTGCTACATGCAtcgctgatgatggagagaacCGACAAGATGCCTTTAGTAACGTGTGTCGGTTTTCACCTCGACAGATGTTCTTTGTGAGGGATAGCAAAGGCCGCACGCCTCTTCATCGGGCTGTAGAGTATGAGTGTTGTTGCAAGAGCCAAGTGGGCGTGGTCAGCGAGCTTCTACGCGCATGCGGCGGTCTTTTAGACACACCAATACAGGACCCAGAAGACGCCAGCCGGACTATATCTGTTTATCAGTATCACCACTATACTCGGAAGAAGGCGTTGGAGAGCCGGCACAGAGATGCTCAGGACAAGGCCAGCCAGCAACTCAAACCAGGCCCCGCCAAGAAGATTGATCCGGGGCAAGAGAAGGGAATAGACCCAAAGAAGGATTCAAAGAGAATATCAACAAGACCAGAAAAGTCCGGTGCAGAAAGGTCAAGTATGGGTCCACCACCGCCTAGAGACAAGGGAGACTCAGTTTCGAAGCGCAGAGGTTCAATCGCTTTGACACCGCAAGGCATCACTACTCCTCTTCAATCTCCAAGCCTGGTACCACTCAATCGTGTCAAGACTGAAGCAGTTCAAAAGATTACTCGGCCAGCTGTGGCTGATAAGCTTGTTAAcaaggagaaagagacgCAAGAGGCAGCAAACAAGATCAGCAGCCTACTGAAACTTGAGACCTTGCGTAAAAAAAGTCCAGAAAAGGCAGCTGAGAGTTTGAGGCTGCAGGGTGAGCTAG CCAAAGAGTTCTGGTTTGACTTTGGGCCGCCCAACACTCTCAGCGAGAATGACTTCAAGAAGCATTTCGGCCATTTGAAGTTCGACACAGCACTGCAGTACGTGGGGTTTCCACAACTTCGACTAAAGGGCAGCAGAGAACAGCCAGATGTGAGGCATCAAGGGAGGAAT gttgttgttgaagatatgGAAAAGCCTTCGCACAGTGATGAGGCGATTGAGGAGTGTCTGAAGGATCTG GGTGTCGAAATTCTCGACTGGAGGCGCCTGGATCTCGATGCACTCACCCTTCGCAAGATTGGGACTCATCTACGTGAGATTCACCTTCAATGGAGTGGCAGCAACTCAACTCTCAGAGCATGGTCTGAGAAGGAGGGTCTAGCCATGATATCGACACTTGAA GGTCTTGAGTCTCGTGACAGAACGTCGGAGAACATCAAAGCATTTGAGGAAAGATTACGCCAGTCTTGGCCTCAGGGGAAACATCCGCCTAAAGTAATCCCGCCCAAAACTGGAGGCGGTCGACGGGTGACCCAGCCTCAAGTCCCTGACACCAAGCCTCAGCCCCTAGAGCGATCAATCGATCCACAGAAGTGGATGAAGTGCATGGAGGACTTCTCCAGACGTTTCAGGCAGATCAAAGCTCTCAGGGACACCAACCCATCTCTGAAGCCAGTAGAAGTCGCCCTGATAGACGATGGCGTCGATTTCATGCACCCTGATCTCAACGACACTAGGGATCGTACCTTTTTGGGCAAAAGCTTTGACTACCGTGATGAGCATCCAACACCACGTGTTCCGCCGTACTGGAGCTCACCTTCAGGGCACGGGACACTGATGGCCAGACTGATTCACAAGATTTGCCCCAGCGCCGTAATACATGTCATCAAGCTTCAGACATTCCGAGCGGGGAACTCGGACAAACTTCAAATCAGAGCGGATAGTGCAGTAAAG GCTATTGATTACGCCGCAGAGAGAGGGTCTCGAATCATCTGCATGTCGTGGACTATCAAACCGCCAGAAGGAGAGCTGAAAAGCGAGTTCAATAGGGCAatcctcaacgccatcgACAGACATAACATCCTCATATTCTGTGCCGCCAGCGACCAAGGACAGTCAACGGACCTCAGCTACCCGCACGGAAGCAGCAATCAATGCTTCAGAATCGGCGCGGCCAAGGCAACCGGAAACATGCTCGAGACAGTCGGCGATTCCCACAACATAGACTTTATCCTCCCCGGCCACGAAGTTGTCGTCGACAGCAACGAAATGAAGACTCAGCTGGAGAAGTTCGAAGCCCACTCGGGCAGCTCTGTGGCCAACGGCCTAGCCACAGGACTAGCTGCTCTTGTTATCGAGTGTGTGAGGCTAGGTGCCATCTACACCAGAGAGCTGAAGCGGCTTGACCCCAAGATTGCCGTCGACTACAATCATAGCTCTATTGACGAGCAGGATCTGAAGAAAATACAGGAGCGCGCGCAGATGGCATATGCGCTGAACGTGATAGGCACCGATTCGAATACGAACAACAAATACATCGAGGTTTGGAAGACGTTTAGTGGACTTTCGGAAAAGCTGTCGCGAAGTGAGGGTGCTCCACTACAACAGTTGGAACAAGTCGCGGAGCAAGCTGCATTCTTCCTGCGGAGCCCCTAG